The following are encoded in a window of Nocardia sp. BMG111209 genomic DNA:
- a CDS encoding MBL fold metallo-hydrolase: MTIHHLNCGSVRRIEATYPGPEPAAAVNHCLLVETDDGLVLVETGMGLDDVRDPDGTLGAEWVAMAGPALDEAETAIRQVQGLGYEPGDVRHIVLTHLDVDHCGGLPDFPRARIHVLAPELDAALAEAPSRRYRPAHWAHGPEWVTHAPRRDRDWFGFDAIEPAGLPPEFLLIPLGGHTAGHTGVAVRDGDGWLLHCGDAYYYHRELAPEPHPHPILDLVQTGFEVHRDLRLGTQARLRELVRRHGAEVTPISAHDPWEWQRLVRESVSA, from the coding sequence ATGACGATTCATCACCTCAACTGCGGATCCGTCCGGCGGATCGAAGCGACCTATCCCGGCCCGGAGCCCGCCGCGGCCGTCAACCACTGCCTGCTGGTCGAGACCGACGACGGCCTGGTGCTGGTGGAGACCGGTATGGGCCTCGACGACGTGCGCGATCCGGACGGCACCCTCGGCGCGGAATGGGTCGCGATGGCGGGGCCGGCGCTGGACGAGGCCGAGACGGCGATCCGGCAGGTGCAGGGGCTCGGCTACGAGCCCGGGGACGTCCGCCACATCGTGCTGACCCACCTCGACGTCGACCACTGCGGCGGCCTGCCGGACTTCCCGCGGGCCCGGATCCATGTGCTCGCACCCGAACTCGATGCCGCGCTGGCGGAGGCGCCCTCGCGGCGCTACCGGCCCGCGCACTGGGCACACGGACCCGAGTGGGTCACCCACGCCCCGCGGCGCGACCGGGACTGGTTCGGATTCGACGCGATCGAGCCCGCCGGGCTACCGCCGGAATTCCTGCTGATCCCGCTGGGTGGGCACACCGCGGGACATACCGGCGTCGCGGTGCGTGACGGCGACGGCTGGCTGCTGCACTGCGGGGACGCCTACTACTACCATCGCGAACTCGCCCCGGAGCCGCATCCGCATCCGATCCTGGACCTGGTCCAGACCGGCTTCGAGGTGCACCGGGACCTGCGGCTGGGCACCCAGGCCCGGCTGCGCGAACTCGTGCGCCGCCACGGTGCCGAGGTGACCCCGATCAGTGCCCACGATCCGTGGGAATGGCAACGGCTGGTTCGGGAATCGGTATCGGCCTGA
- the rpsF gene encoding 30S ribosomal protein S6: MRHYEVMVILDPTLDERTVGPNLDKLLSVVPQQGGKIDKVDIWGRRRLAYEIAKQSEGIYAVVDLTAEPATVSELDRQLGLNETVLRTKVLRHGK; encoded by the coding sequence GTGCGTCATTATGAAGTGATGGTCATCCTCGATCCGACCCTGGACGAGCGCACTGTCGGTCCGAACCTGGACAAGCTGCTCTCCGTGGTCCCGCAACAAGGCGGCAAGATCGACAAGGTCGACATCTGGGGCCGGCGTCGCCTGGCCTACGAGATCGCCAAGCAGAGCGAAGGCATCTACGCGGTCGTCGATCTGACCGCCGAGCCGGCCACCGTGAGTGAGCTCGACCGCCAGCTGGGGCTGAACGAGACCGTGCTGCGCACCAAGGTCCTGCGCCACGGCAAGTAA
- a CDS encoding DMT family transporter, whose translation MQTRASTVAAPTAFVLMWSSAFVAGVIGVGAAPPMLLLLCRFGLAGPALAAYAVAVHAEWPRGRQLAHTVVAGLLMQIVQFGAFYTAMAEHVSAAVVSLVQGLNPVVIAVLASRFLGEGVSRRQWLGFAVGGVGVGLAVADRSAFSVAGLLLCVVGLLGLSLGTVYQKRFTPEVDSRSATAVHALASAPVAGLLALTQHDFHLSDPVRFSGALVWMVLVNAMGAFLLLNAMLRRWDTTRVGKLFFATPAVTAILAWLVIGQPVHALTIAGLAVGVAGLVLAARRNPDSTGQRTQAATVAGSRNASLNSGHSTSSAWSQTAA comes from the coding sequence ATGCAGACTCGGGCATCGACGGTGGCGGCGCCGACGGCGTTCGTCCTCATGTGGAGCAGCGCGTTCGTCGCGGGCGTCATCGGCGTGGGTGCGGCGCCGCCGATGTTGTTGCTGCTCTGCCGATTCGGGCTGGCCGGCCCGGCGCTCGCGGCGTATGCCGTTGCGGTACATGCCGAATGGCCGCGGGGGCGGCAGCTGGCACATACCGTGGTGGCGGGTCTGCTGATGCAGATCGTCCAGTTCGGCGCGTTCTACACCGCGATGGCCGAACATGTTTCGGCGGCGGTGGTCTCGCTGGTCCAGGGTCTGAACCCGGTGGTGATCGCGGTCCTCGCCAGCCGGTTCCTGGGGGAGGGGGTATCGCGGCGGCAGTGGCTCGGGTTCGCCGTCGGCGGGGTCGGCGTCGGGCTCGCGGTCGCCGATCGGTCGGCGTTCTCGGTGGCGGGCCTGCTGCTGTGCGTCGTCGGCCTGCTGGGTCTGAGCCTCGGCACGGTGTACCAGAAGCGGTTCACCCCCGAGGTCGATTCGCGATCGGCCACGGCGGTACACGCGCTGGCCAGCGCGCCGGTGGCGGGTCTACTGGCCCTGACGCAGCACGATTTCCACCTCTCGGATCCGGTGCGCTTCTCCGGTGCGCTGGTGTGGATGGTGCTGGTCAATGCGATGGGTGCGTTCCTGCTGCTCAACGCCATGTTGCGGCGCTGGGACACCACCCGGGTCGGCAAGCTGTTCTTCGCGACCCCGGCGGTCACCGCGATCCTGGCCTGGCTGGTGATCGGTCAGCCGGTGCACGCCCTGACGATCGCCGGGCTGGCCGTCGGGGTGGCGGGGCTGGTGCTGGCGGCTCGCCGGAATCCCGATTCGACGGGGCAGCGCACTCAGGCCGCGACGGTCGCCGGATCCCGCAACGCCAGCTTGAATTCGGGGCATTCCACCAGCAGCGCGTGGTCGCAGACCGCCGCATGA
- the rplI gene encoding 50S ribosomal protein L9, translating to MKLILTADVDNLGAPGDAVEVKDGYGRNYLLPRGLAIVATRGAEKQVAGIRRAQEARRVRDLDHANELKQAIQGLESVSLTVKTAGTGKLFGSVTPSDVAAALKSAGGPVVDKRSIELPKAHIKSTGKHTVSVHLHPDVVAKFDLQVVAGE from the coding sequence ATGAAGCTCATTCTTACCGCTGATGTGGACAACCTCGGCGCTCCCGGCGACGCCGTGGAGGTCAAGGACGGTTACGGCCGCAACTACCTGCTGCCGCGCGGCCTGGCGATCGTCGCCACTCGGGGCGCGGAGAAGCAGGTCGCGGGCATCCGCCGGGCCCAGGAGGCCCGTCGCGTGCGCGATCTGGACCATGCCAACGAGCTGAAGCAGGCCATTCAGGGCCTGGAGTCGGTCTCGCTGACGGTCAAGACCGCGGGCACCGGCAAGCTGTTCGGCTCGGTCACCCCGTCCGACGTCGCCGCCGCGCTCAAGTCGGCCGGTGGCCCGGTCGTCGACAAGCGCAGCATCGAACTGCCGAAGGCGCACATCAAGAGCACCGGCAAGCACACCGTCTCGGTGCACCTGCACCCCGACGTGGTCGCGAAGTTCGACCTGCAGGTCGTCGCCGGCGAGTGA
- a CDS encoding glycosyltransferase 87 family protein, with translation MSSRPAAGVTARTVRRGLPVTAVLLCAVTLLFAYLNKARCVGAPFTADGRSLRFDRIKDSAVCYSDIQYLWLGRDIDLHVFPYIHGDITPDGTLIGGAVEYPVLSGLFMWLGAAGAGNDAEFLLHSALLLAPFALLTAWMLGRLSGSAAFLWAAGPPLVLYAFHNWELPVVATAVGAVYVLATLTRYSLRTRGIIAAVLLGIGFCLKLYPGIFVLPLLAYVLTGGEEDDRAARRRYDVGSAVAVVLAAVTTVVLINLPFALAGYRGWRASILFQQIRQADITTNSVWYWGIRPMFGDLPGSEQSFQDLVAVASPVLVMLSFVLAMWLGWRRFQTSGVFPWVGVSGAMLCGFLLFHKVHSPQYTLWLLPFVILLDVPWTAIGLYLVADLAIGIGVFRYFYTLGTTGVADIEENIVQFGVWGRAILLVYFFFAFARARARRDESEPIAAGRPADELVPVGR, from the coding sequence ATGTCGAGTCGACCCGCTGCCGGCGTCACCGCCCGCACGGTGCGGCGGGGGCTCCCGGTGACCGCGGTCTTGCTCTGCGCGGTGACCCTGCTGTTCGCCTATCTGAACAAAGCCCGTTGTGTGGGAGCGCCTTTCACCGCGGACGGCCGCAGCCTGCGGTTCGACCGGATCAAGGATTCCGCGGTCTGTTATTCGGATATCCAGTATCTCTGGCTGGGCCGCGACATCGACCTGCACGTCTTTCCGTACATCCACGGCGACATCACCCCGGACGGCACGCTGATCGGCGGGGCGGTGGAATATCCGGTGCTCAGCGGCCTGTTCATGTGGCTCGGCGCGGCGGGTGCGGGCAACGACGCCGAATTCCTGTTGCACTCGGCCCTGCTGCTGGCGCCGTTCGCGCTGCTCACGGCGTGGATGCTGGGCCGGTTGTCCGGTTCGGCGGCGTTCCTGTGGGCGGCCGGCCCGCCGCTGGTGCTCTACGCCTTCCACAACTGGGAGCTGCCGGTGGTCGCCACGGCGGTCGGGGCGGTGTACGTGCTGGCCACGCTGACCCGATATTCGCTGCGCACCCGCGGGATCATCGCGGCCGTACTGCTGGGGATCGGCTTCTGCCTGAAGCTCTATCCCGGCATCTTCGTACTGCCCCTGCTGGCCTATGTCCTCACCGGCGGCGAGGAGGACGACCGTGCGGCACGCCGGCGCTACGACGTCGGCTCGGCCGTGGCGGTGGTGCTGGCCGCGGTGACGACGGTGGTACTGATCAATCTGCCGTTCGCGCTGGCCGGATACCGCGGCTGGCGGGCCTCCATCCTCTTCCAGCAGATCCGGCAGGCCGACATCACCACCAATTCCGTCTGGTATTGGGGGATACGGCCGATGTTCGGGGATCTGCCGGGCAGCGAGCAGTCCTTCCAGGACCTGGTGGCGGTGGCCTCACCGGTGCTGGTGATGCTCTCGTTCGTACTGGCGATGTGGTTGGGATGGCGGCGATTCCAGACCTCCGGCGTCTTCCCGTGGGTCGGGGTGAGCGGGGCGATGCTGTGTGGATTCCTGCTTTTCCACAAGGTGCACTCGCCGCAGTACACCCTGTGGCTGCTGCCGTTCGTGATCCTGCTCGATGTGCCCTGGACGGCGATCGGCCTGTATCTGGTGGCCGATCTCGCGATCGGGATCGGCGTGTTCCGGTACTTCTACACACTCGGTACGACCGGTGTCGCGGATATCGAGGAGAACATCGTCCAATTCGGTGTCTGGGGCCGCGCGATCCTGCTGGTGTACTTCTTCTTCGCCTTCGCGCGGGCTCGGGCCCGGCGCGACGAGTCCGAGCCGATCGCGGCCGGCCGCCCGGCGGACGAACTGGTGCCGGTGGGCCGCTGA
- a CDS encoding single-stranded DNA-binding protein, translating into MAGDTVITVIGNLTADPELRFTPAGAAVANFTVASTPRVFDRQSNEWKDGEALFLRCNIWREAAENVAESLTRGSRVIVSGRLKQRSYETREGEKRSVVELEVDEVGPSLRYATAKVNKTTRGGGGGGGGFGGGNSNSNSNSGGGGGGFSGSGGGRGQSAGDDPWGSAPAAGSFGGGQMDDEPPF; encoded by the coding sequence ATGGCAGGCGACACGGTCATCACCGTCATCGGCAATTTGACGGCGGACCCCGAGCTTCGATTCACACCCGCGGGCGCGGCGGTGGCCAATTTCACCGTCGCCTCGACCCCGCGCGTGTTCGACCGGCAGAGCAACGAGTGGAAAGACGGCGAGGCACTGTTCCTGCGCTGCAACATCTGGCGCGAGGCGGCGGAGAACGTCGCCGAGAGCCTCACTCGCGGCTCACGTGTCATCGTCAGCGGACGGCTGAAGCAGCGCTCATACGAGACCCGCGAGGGTGAGAAGCGCTCGGTCGTCGAGCTCGAGGTCGACGAGGTGGGTCCCTCCCTGCGTTACGCCACCGCGAAGGTCAACAAGACCACGCGTGGCGGAGGTGGAGGTGGCGGCGGCTTCGGCGGCGGCAACTCCAACTCCAATTCCAATTCCGGTGGCGGAGGTGGGGGTTTCAGCGGCTCCGGTGGTGGTCGCGGCCAGAGTGCCGGCGACGACCCCTGGGGCAGCGCCCCTGCGGCCGGCTCCTTCGGGGGCGGCCAGATGGACGACGAACCGCCGTTCTAG
- the rpsR gene encoding 30S ribosomal protein S18, with protein MAKAPAREKVLKKKACTFCKEGKGKAVEIDYKDTALLRKYVSDRGKIRARRVTGNCVQHQRDIAIAVKNSREVALLPYVSTAR; from the coding sequence ATGGCCAAAGCACCGGCGCGCGAAAAGGTGCTGAAGAAGAAGGCGTGCACCTTCTGCAAGGAAGGCAAAGGCAAGGCCGTCGAGATCGACTACAAGGACACGGCGTTGCTGCGCAAGTACGTCAGCGACCGCGGCAAGATCCGTGCCCGTCGGGTCACCGGCAACTGCGTGCAGCACCAGCGTGACATCGCCATCGCGGTGAAGAACAGCCGCGAAGTGGCGCTGCTGCCGTACGTGTCCACGGCTCGCTGA
- a CDS encoding ABATE domain-containing protein encodes MFTFVSGNLALDYAGTVEARTTEYRDRLVTGPDLADWLVAAGLLDDPPACDAETLRQAVALREAIYRLGAGALHGEPADPADLRRLNEVARNCPPRSELTADATVRRTGTVADALAAIARSAIELLGGPDRPRVKQCGRDACTRLYIDTSRGGSRRWCDMTICGNRAKSATFRQRHGV; translated from the coding sequence GTGTTCACCTTCGTCAGCGGGAATCTCGCTCTGGACTACGCCGGAACCGTCGAGGCACGCACCACGGAGTACCGGGACAGGCTGGTCACCGGCCCGGATCTGGCGGACTGGCTGGTCGCCGCCGGACTGCTCGACGACCCGCCCGCCTGCGACGCCGAGACGCTGCGGCAGGCGGTGGCACTCCGCGAGGCGATCTACCGGCTCGGCGCCGGCGCCCTGCACGGCGAACCGGCCGACCCCGCCGATCTCCGGCGGCTCAACGAGGTCGCCCGGAACTGCCCGCCCCGGTCGGAGCTGACCGCCGACGCCACCGTCCGGCGCACCGGCACGGTCGCAGACGCACTGGCCGCGATCGCCCGATCGGCGATCGAACTGCTCGGCGGCCCGGACCGGCCCCGCGTCAAACAGTGCGGCCGGGACGCCTGCACCCGGCTGTACATCGACACGTCACGCGGCGGCTCCCGCCGCTGGTGCGATATGACGATCTGCGGCAATCGCGCCAAGAGCGCGACGTTCCGGCAACGGCACGGGGTGTGA
- a CDS encoding MerR family transcriptional regulator: MASDLLDIAEVAARSGLAASALRFYEKKGLITSTGRNGLRRSYDPGVVDRLALISCARRAGFTIAEIARVLRATPDDTALRERLAAKAREVDEDIARLVRMRDALGHAAVCDHALLVECPEFKLALRDPATVAA; the protein is encoded by the coding sequence ATGGCATCCGATCTGCTCGATATCGCCGAGGTCGCGGCCCGATCGGGGCTCGCGGCCTCGGCCCTGCGCTTCTACGAGAAGAAGGGCCTGATCACCTCCACCGGCCGCAACGGACTGCGCCGCAGCTACGACCCCGGCGTGGTCGACCGCCTGGCGCTGATCTCCTGCGCCCGGCGCGCCGGATTCACCATCGCCGAGATCGCGCGCGTACTGCGGGCGACGCCGGACGATACGGCCCTGCGCGAACGGCTCGCGGCGAAGGCGCGCGAGGTGGACGAGGACATCGCCCGGCTGGTCCGGATGCGCGACGCACTGGGTCATGCGGCGGTCTGCGACCACGCGCTGCTGGTGGAATGCCCCGAATTCAAGCTGGCGTTGCGGGATCCGGCGACCGTCGCGGCCTGA